The following proteins come from a genomic window of Flavobacterium crocinum:
- a CDS encoding ribonucleotide-diphosphate reductase subunit beta, with translation MSQIEPILQENKNRFVIFPIKHHDIWEWYKKMEASFWTAEEIDLHQDLTDWNNKLNDDERYFIKHILAFFAASDGIVNENLAENFVNEVQYAEAKFFYGFQIMMENIHSETYSLLIDTYVKDEAEKTELFNALEVFPAIAKKGEWALKWIESDSFAERLIAFAAVEGIFFSGAFCSIYWLKKRGLMPGLTFSNELISRDEGVHCDFAVHLHNHHLVNKVPKERIKEIIVDALDIERQFVTESLPVSLIGMNAGLMTQYLEFVADRLLVELGCERVYGSANPFDFMDMISLQGKTNFFEKRVAEYQKSGVMNTDSDAQKISFDADF, from the coding sequence ATGTCACAAATCGAACCAATATTACAAGAAAATAAAAATCGCTTCGTTATTTTTCCGATTAAACATCATGATATATGGGAGTGGTATAAAAAGATGGAAGCTAGTTTCTGGACTGCTGAAGAAATTGACTTACACCAGGATTTGACAGACTGGAATAATAAACTGAATGACGACGAAAGATATTTCATCAAGCACATTTTGGCATTCTTTGCCGCTTCTGACGGAATCGTAAATGAAAACCTGGCAGAGAACTTTGTAAACGAGGTTCAATATGCTGAAGCGAAGTTTTTCTATGGATTTCAAATCATGATGGAGAATATTCATAGTGAGACGTATTCTTTATTAATTGATACTTACGTGAAAGACGAAGCGGAGAAAACAGAATTGTTTAATGCTTTGGAAGTTTTTCCGGCTATTGCTAAAAAAGGAGAATGGGCTTTAAAATGGATCGAGTCTGATTCGTTTGCTGAAAGACTTATTGCTTTTGCAGCAGTTGAGGGAATCTTTTTCTCAGGAGCTTTCTGTTCTATTTATTGGTTGAAAAAACGTGGTTTGATGCCAGGTTTAACTTTCTCTAATGAATTGATTTCTCGTGACGAAGGCGTGCATTGTGATTTTGCGGTTCACTTGCATAATCACCATTTGGTAAACAAAGTACCAAAAGAAAGAATCAAAGAAATTATTGTTGATGCATTGGATATCGAAAGACAGTTTGTGACTGAATCTCTTCCGGTAAGTTTAATTGGTATGAATGCTGGTTTAATGACACAGTATTTAGAGTTTGTTGCCGATAGACTTTTGGTTGAATTAGGTTGTGAGCGTGTTTACGGATCAGCAAATCCATTCGATTTCATGGACATGATTTCTCTTCAGGGAAAAACTAATTTCTTTGAAAAACGTGTTGCCGAGTATCAAAAATCCGGTGTGATGAACACAGACAGCGATGCTCAGAAAATTTCATTCGATGCAGATTTTTAG
- a CDS encoding addiction module protein: MEIKNLSKYSNAEKIVLAEQLWDSVSKNDLEISDDVKRELDIRIQNLEEGKTELYSWDEVKAHLKSLR; encoded by the coding sequence ATGGAAATCAAAAATCTATCTAAATATAGCAATGCTGAAAAAATTGTTTTAGCAGAGCAATTATGGGACAGTGTTTCTAAAAATGATTTGGAAATTTCTGATGATGTTAAGAGAGAATTGGATATTCGAATTCAAAATCTAGAAGAAGGAAAAACGGAATTATATTCTTGGGATGAAGTTAAGGCTCATTTAAAATCTCTAAGATAA
- a CDS encoding DUF1501 domain-containing protein, giving the protein MNRRNFLTLTGTFTGGLLVLPDFLHAFGSQNNLIVGEQCVVFVQLNGGNDGLNTFIPYDDPLYYDLRTKIALNKDLVVGKNKGMAFHPSLKDFAQMQQNGDLTVIQNVGYPEPIRSHFRSQEIWQTATDSNKYINEGWLGRFLDLQCNGHQATAGINLDSIDNLALKGVEPNFITVKDPDRFKVKSKEENVILSKNPHLDFVRKIANSVTEGSDEIQKALAKSKTEISYPKTELSKNLEWIARLIKGNLNSKVYYTSLNGFDTHDNQLSIHERKLTDLNDALFSFYSDLKQAQLLQNVTVVVFSEFGRRVKDNGSGTDHGTAAPMFIIGGNNKGTILGNNPNLADLDNGDLKYQIDFRSVYASLLKEKMNFDYAKIGIMNKPVSGLF; this is encoded by the coding sequence ATGAACAGAAGAAATTTTCTAACACTGACAGGAACTTTTACAGGCGGATTACTTGTGCTTCCTGATTTCTTACACGCTTTTGGTTCTCAAAACAATTTGATTGTGGGAGAACAATGTGTCGTTTTTGTACAGCTGAATGGCGGAAACGATGGTTTGAATACTTTTATTCCGTACGATGATCCGTTATATTATGATTTACGAACGAAGATTGCTTTAAATAAAGATTTAGTTGTTGGAAAGAACAAAGGAATGGCATTTCATCCTTCGTTAAAAGATTTTGCTCAAATGCAGCAAAATGGCGATTTAACGGTAATTCAAAATGTGGGTTATCCAGAACCAATTCGTTCGCATTTTAGAAGTCAGGAAATCTGGCAGACGGCAACGGATTCTAATAAATATATAAATGAAGGCTGGCTTGGAAGATTTTTAGATCTGCAATGCAACGGACATCAAGCAACAGCCGGAATTAATTTAGATTCGATTGATAATTTGGCTTTAAAAGGAGTTGAACCGAATTTTATAACCGTAAAAGATCCGGATCGATTTAAGGTAAAATCCAAAGAAGAGAATGTGATATTGTCTAAAAATCCGCATTTAGATTTTGTTCGAAAAATTGCTAATTCCGTTACAGAAGGTTCAGATGAAATCCAAAAAGCATTAGCAAAATCCAAAACAGAAATCAGTTATCCCAAAACAGAGTTATCGAAAAACCTGGAATGGATTGCACGTTTAATAAAAGGAAACCTAAACTCAAAAGTATATTATACGTCTCTTAACGGATTTGATACACACGATAATCAGCTTTCCATTCACGAAAGAAAACTAACCGATTTAAATGATGCTTTATTTAGTTTCTATTCTGATTTAAAACAAGCTCAATTATTGCAAAATGTTACAGTTGTGGTTTTCTCCGAATTTGGAAGACGGGTAAAAGACAACGGAAGCGGAACCGATCATGGAACTGCAGCGCCAATGTTTATCATAGGAGGAAACAACAAAGGAACAATTTTAGGGAATAATCCAAATTTAGCAGATTTGGATAATGGCGATTTGAAATATCAAATCGATTTTAGAAGTGTATATGCCTCTTTATTAAAAGAAAAAATGAATTTCGATTATGCTAAAATTGGGATTATGAATAAACCGGTTTCGGGACTATTTTGA
- a CDS encoding DUF3109 family protein, translating to MFQLGKTIISEDILEKEFVCNLSACKGACCVDGDAGAPLNEAETKILEEIYPKVKPFLRKEGIEAIEAQGTWVTGTDGDLETPLIDNKDCAYVIFDGKTALCGIEQAYNQGIVDWKKPVSCHLYPIRVKDFTEFAAVNYDKWDICDDACSLGKELEVPVYKFVKEALIRRFGEDWYMELEKVAEELKNS from the coding sequence ATGTTTCAGTTAGGTAAAACTATTATTTCAGAGGATATTCTGGAGAAAGAATTTGTGTGCAACTTGTCTGCTTGTAAAGGAGCTTGTTGCGTTGATGGAGATGCGGGTGCGCCTTTGAATGAGGCTGAAACTAAAATCTTAGAAGAAATCTACCCAAAAGTAAAACCTTTTTTACGAAAAGAAGGAATCGAAGCGATCGAAGCACAGGGAACGTGGGTAACCGGAACCGATGGTGATCTTGAAACTCCGCTTATTGATAATAAAGATTGTGCTTATGTAATCTTCGACGGAAAAACAGCTCTTTGCGGAATTGAGCAAGCCTATAATCAGGGAATAGTAGACTGGAAAAAACCGGTTTCTTGTCATTTATATCCAATTCGTGTAAAAGACTTCACAGAGTTTGCTGCGGTGAACTATGATAAGTGGGATATTTGTGATGATGCTTGTTCTTTGGGAAAAGAATTGGAAGTTCCCGTTTACAAATTTGTCAAAGAAGCATTAATTCGTCGTTTTGGCGAGGATTGGTATATGGAACTGGAAAAAGTAGCTGAGGAACTTAAAAATTCTTAA
- a CDS encoding ribonucleoside-diphosphate reductase subunit alpha, whose product MYVVKRDGHREPVMFDKITERIKKLCYGLNELVDPVKVAMRVIEGLYDGVSTSELDNLAAETAASMTIAHPDYAQLAARVAISNLHSNTKKSFSETMKDMYNYVNPRNGQDAPLIADDVYKVIQENAAFLDSHIIYTRDFNYDYFGFKTLERSYLLKINGKIVERPQHMLMRVSVGIHLDDLKSVIETYDLMSKKFFTHATPTLFNAGTPKPQMSSCFLLAMQDDSIDGIYDTLKQTAKISQSAGGIGLSIHNVRATGSYIRGTNGTSNGIVPMLRVFNDTARYVDQGGGKRKGSFAIYIETWHADIFDFLDLKKNTGKEEMRARDLFFAMWTSDLFMKRVQEDSTWTLMCPNECPGLYDVYGDEFEKLYTDYEFQNKGRKTIRARELWEKILESQIETGTPYMLYKDAANRKSNHKNLGTIRSSNLCTEIMEFTSKDEIAVCNLASISLPMFIDNGEFDHQALYNVTKRVTRNLNKVIDRNYYPVKEAENSNMRHRPVGLGVQGLADAFIMLRMPFTSDEAKKLNQEIFETLYFAAVTASMEMAKEEGPYSTFEGSPMSQGEFQYNMWGMKDEELSGRWDWASLRKEVVEHGVRNSLLVAPMPTASTSQILGNNEAFEPYTSNIYTRRVLSGEFIVVNKHLLEDLVKLGLWNEDLKQEIMRHNGSVQNINIIPQDLKDLYKTVWEMSMKDIIDMSRQRGYFIDQSQSLNLFMQDANYSKLTSMHFYAWQSGLKTGMYYLRTKAAVDAIKFTLNNDKKEETAPSLVAETEAISVEDYKAMLLKAQAADPEDCEMCGS is encoded by the coding sequence ATGTATGTAGTAAAAAGAGATGGCCACAGAGAGCCCGTAATGTTTGATAAGATTACAGAAAGAATCAAAAAATTGTGCTACGGCTTAAACGAGCTTGTAGATCCGGTAAAGGTAGCGATGAGAGTTATCGAAGGATTGTATGACGGAGTTTCGACTTCTGAACTAGATAATCTTGCGGCAGAAACTGCAGCATCTATGACAATTGCTCACCCGGATTATGCACAATTGGCAGCTCGTGTGGCAATTTCAAATTTACACTCTAATACAAAAAAATCTTTCTCGGAAACGATGAAAGATATGTACAACTACGTAAACCCAAGAAACGGTCAGGACGCGCCGTTAATTGCAGATGATGTTTACAAAGTGATTCAGGAAAACGCTGCTTTTTTAGATTCTCATATCATTTATACTAGAGATTTTAATTACGATTATTTTGGTTTCAAAACCTTAGAGCGTTCTTATCTTCTTAAGATAAACGGAAAAATCGTTGAGCGTCCGCAGCACATGTTAATGCGTGTTTCGGTTGGTATTCACTTAGACGATTTAAAATCAGTAATTGAAACTTACGATTTAATGTCTAAAAAGTTCTTTACGCACGCAACGCCAACGTTGTTCAATGCAGGAACTCCAAAACCGCAGATGTCTTCTTGTTTCCTTTTGGCAATGCAGGATGATAGTATTGACGGAATTTACGATACATTAAAACAAACAGCAAAAATCTCGCAATCAGCGGGAGGAATTGGACTTTCTATTCATAACGTTCGTGCAACAGGATCTTACATTCGCGGTACAAACGGAACTTCAAACGGAATTGTTCCAATGTTGAGAGTTTTCAATGATACCGCTCGTTACGTAGATCAAGGTGGTGGAAAACGTAAAGGAAGTTTTGCGATTTATATCGAAACCTGGCATGCTGATATTTTTGATTTCTTGGATTTAAAGAAAAATACAGGAAAAGAAGAAATGCGTGCGAGAGATTTATTCTTTGCCATGTGGACTTCAGATTTATTCATGAAACGTGTTCAGGAAGATTCTACATGGACTTTAATGTGTCCAAACGAATGTCCGGGATTATATGATGTTTATGGAGATGAATTTGAAAAATTATATACCGATTACGAATTTCAAAATAAAGGAAGAAAAACAATCCGTGCTCGTGAATTATGGGAGAAAATCCTGGAATCACAAATCGAGACAGGAACGCCATATATGTTGTACAAAGATGCGGCAAACCGTAAATCGAATCACAAGAATTTAGGAACAATTCGTTCTTCTAACTTGTGTACAGAGATTATGGAGTTTACTTCTAAAGATGAAATTGCAGTTTGTAATTTGGCTTCAATCTCTTTACCAATGTTCATTGATAACGGAGAATTTGATCACCAGGCACTTTACAATGTTACAAAACGTGTAACTCGTAACCTGAACAAAGTAATCGACAGAAACTATTATCCGGTAAAAGAAGCTGAAAATTCAAATATGCGTCACCGTCCGGTTGGATTAGGTGTACAAGGTTTAGCTGATGCTTTCATCATGTTGCGTATGCCGTTTACAAGTGATGAAGCAAAAAAATTAAACCAGGAAATTTTCGAAACTTTATACTTCGCTGCTGTAACCGCTTCTATGGAAATGGCAAAAGAAGAAGGGCCATACTCAACTTTTGAAGGGTCGCCAATGTCACAAGGAGAATTCCAATACAATATGTGGGGAATGAAAGATGAAGAATTGTCAGGCCGTTGGGACTGGGCTTCATTAAGAAAAGAAGTGGTTGAACACGGAGTTCGTAACTCTCTTTTAGTTGCGCCAATGCCAACTGCATCGACTTCTCAGATTCTTGGAAACAACGAAGCTTTTGAACCATATACCTCAAACATTTACACACGTCGTGTATTGTCTGGAGAGTTCATCGTAGTAAACAAACATTTACTGGAAGATTTAGTAAAATTAGGTTTATGGAACGAAGATTTGAAACAAGAAATTATGCGTCATAATGGTTCTGTTCAAAACATCAATATCATTCCGCAAGACTTAAAAGATCTTTATAAAACAGTTTGGGAAATGTCGATGAAAGATATTATCGATATGTCTCGTCAAAGAGGATATTTCATTGACCAGTCTCAATCGTTGAACTTGTTCATGCAGGATGCTAACTATTCTAAACTAACGTCAATGCACTTCTACGCTTGGCAGTCTGGTTTAAAAACAGGAATGTATTACCTAAGAACAAAAGCGGCTGTAGATGCGATTAAATTCACATTAAACAATGATAAAAAAGAAGAAACAGCTCCTTCTTTAGTTGCAGAAACTGAAGCAATCAGTGTTGAGGATTACAAAGCGATGCTTTTAAAAGCACAAGCGGCAGATCCTGAGGATTGTGAAATGTGTGGGTCTTAA
- a CDS encoding prephenate dehydratase yields MTTKIAIQGIKGSFHHQVVKEYFSENVDIDECLSFEELIDSLIAGKSDQAVMAIENSIAGPIIPNYALIDKNNLHIIGEHYLNIQQNLMALKGQKIEDIKEVHSHPMALLQCMDFLKQYPNIKLIEDKDTAETARRIQEKQLTGIAAIASVTASEMYDLDIIASSIQTIKNNMTRFVIIKKQNSFLPESEINRASIKFELDHKRGSLAAVLNVMSDCKLNLTKIQSLPKIETPWKYSFFVDVTFEKYEDFAKAKALLNIMAEYFKVLGEYKNTRP; encoded by the coding sequence ATGACAACGAAAATTGCAATACAAGGTATTAAAGGATCATTTCATCATCAGGTTGTAAAGGAGTATTTCTCTGAAAATGTGGATATTGATGAATGTTTGTCTTTTGAAGAATTGATCGACAGCCTTATTGCCGGAAAATCTGATCAGGCCGTAATGGCGATCGAAAATTCAATTGCTGGACCAATTATTCCGAATTATGCTTTGATTGACAAGAATAATTTACACATAATTGGAGAGCATTATTTAAACATTCAGCAGAATTTAATGGCCTTGAAAGGTCAGAAAATTGAAGATATAAAAGAAGTTCATTCACATCCAATGGCCCTTTTACAGTGTATGGATTTCCTGAAACAATATCCAAATATCAAATTGATTGAGGATAAAGATACAGCCGAAACAGCAAGAAGAATTCAGGAAAAACAGTTAACCGGAATTGCGGCAATTGCAAGTGTAACGGCTTCTGAAATGTACGATCTGGATATTATTGCATCATCGATTCAAACGATTAAAAACAATATGACACGTTTCGTGATCATCAAAAAGCAAAATTCATTTTTGCCGGAAAGCGAAATCAATAGAGCGTCTATTAAGTTTGAATTAGATCACAAAAGAGGAAGCTTAGCAGCAGTTTTGAATGTAATGAGTGACTGTAAACTGAATTTGACAAAAATCCAGTCGCTTCCAAAAATTGAAACACCTTGGAAATATTCATTCTTCGTAGATGTAACATTCGAGAAATATGAAGATTTTGCAAAAGCAAAAGCATTATTAAATATCATGGCAGAGTATTTTAAAGTGTTGGGAGAATATAAAAATACCAGACCTTAA
- a CDS encoding MarC family protein, translating into MLEIDFKEIITVSMVLFAVIDIVGSIPIIVNLRAKVGHIESEKASIVAGAIMIVFLFVGEGLLNLIGIDVHSFAVAGSFVLFFLALEMILGIRIYRDEEPGSASIVPLAFPLIAGAGTMTTLLSLRSQFHTINIIIAILLNIILVYIVLKSSKKIETLLGENGLGVVRKTFGVILLAIAVKLFAANVKGLFV; encoded by the coding sequence ATGTTAGAAATCGACTTCAAAGAAATCATTACCGTAAGTATGGTACTTTTTGCCGTAATTGATATTGTAGGTTCTATTCCCATTATTGTGAATCTAAGAGCAAAAGTTGGACATATTGAATCTGAAAAAGCTTCTATTGTAGCCGGAGCAATTATGATTGTTTTTCTTTTCGTTGGAGAAGGATTATTGAACTTAATTGGTATCGATGTACACTCATTTGCCGTTGCAGGTTCTTTTGTTTTATTCTTCCTCGCATTGGAAATGATTTTAGGAATTAGAATTTACAGAGATGAAGAACCGGGTTCTGCTTCCATTGTCCCATTAGCTTTTCCATTGATTGCCGGAGCGGGAACTATGACTACTTTATTATCACTTCGCTCCCAGTTTCATACTATTAATATCATCATTGCCATTTTACTAAATATTATTCTCGTTTATATAGTTTTGAAGTCTTCAAAAAAAATAGAGACTCTTTTAGGAGAAAACGGACTTGGCGTTGTTCGCAAAACTTTTGGAGTAATACTTTTAGCAATAGCTGTTAAATTATTCGCCGCTAATGTTAAAGGTTTGTTCGTCTAA
- a CDS encoding prephenate dehydrogenase, producing MKVYVIGIGLIGGSMVLDIKGRYPEATIFGIDNNEQHLQQAIELGVIDEAGSFEDLSKADFVIVSVPVDVALTVLPKVLDAVGDKTIVFEVGSTKKPICDAVASHPKRRNFIATHPIAGTEFSGPSAAIRGLFQGKTNIICEVEKTAFKLQEKALNLFTSIGMRIRYMDPVSHDKHIAYVSHLSHISSFMLGKTVMNKEKDEQDIFDMAGSGFESTVRLAKSSPAMWTPIFKQNKEHVLETLEAYISNLSRFRDLLKEEDYNAIFEEMESTNKIKEILNGLIKK from the coding sequence ATGAAAGTATACGTAATAGGAATAGGATTAATTGGAGGTTCGATGGTGCTGGACATCAAAGGACGTTATCCTGAGGCGACTATTTTTGGAATCGATAATAACGAACAACATTTACAACAAGCGATTGAGTTAGGAGTTATTGACGAAGCAGGAAGTTTTGAAGATCTATCAAAAGCCGATTTTGTAATTGTTTCGGTTCCGGTAGATGTAGCGCTGACGGTTTTACCTAAAGTTTTGGATGCAGTAGGAGATAAAACAATTGTTTTTGAAGTTGGATCGACGAAAAAACCAATTTGTGATGCGGTAGCGAGTCATCCGAAAAGAAGAAATTTTATTGCTACGCATCCAATTGCAGGAACAGAGTTTTCCGGGCCTTCGGCAGCAATAAGAGGTTTGTTTCAGGGAAAGACAAACATTATCTGTGAAGTCGAAAAAACGGCTTTTAAATTGCAGGAAAAAGCATTGAATCTTTTTACCTCAATCGGAATGAGGATTCGATATATGGATCCGGTTTCGCACGATAAACACATAGCTTATGTTTCGCATTTATCGCACATCAGTTCGTTTATGCTCGGAAAAACAGTAATGAACAAAGAAAAGGACGAACAAGATATTTTTGATATGGCGGGAAGTGGATTTGAAAGTACCGTTCGTTTAGCCAAAAGTTCGCCAGCGATGTGGACACCAATTTTTAAACAAAATAAAGAACACGTTCTGGAAACTTTAGAAGCTTATATCTCAAATCTCAGTCGGTTTAGGGATTTGTTAAAAGAAGAAGATTATAACGCCATTTTTGAAGAAATGGAAAGCACAAATAAAATAAAAGAAATATTAAACGGATTAATTAAAAAGTAA
- a CDS encoding pyridoxal phosphate-dependent aminotransferase, giving the protein MITTAKRLDTVEEYYFSSKLREVRQLMSEGKPIINMGIGSPDLSPSKAVIEAVAAAIQDENGHGYQSYQGLPEMRQAMADFYKDQFGVEVNPNNEILPLMGSKEGIMHISLAFLNEGDHVLIPNPGYPTYTSVTNLVQAVPVYYDLKEENAWEPDFEALEKLDLSKVKIMWLGYPHMPTGARGSLALFEKLVAFAKKHNILLINDNPYSFVLNDNPMSLLQVEGAKDVALELNSLSKTFNMAGWRVGMVLGNPEIIDAVLKVKSNMDSGMYYGIQKGAIAALKCDKSWFEDQNKIYRRRRELTEKLAEKLNCKVYKEGVGLFVWAKLPEGIESAEKFIDEILYEKHIFITPGTIFGSNGEGYIRFSLCVKEEKVQEAIDRF; this is encoded by the coding sequence ATGATTACAACAGCAAAACGATTAGACACAGTTGAAGAATACTACTTCTCATCAAAATTAAGAGAAGTTCGTCAGTTGATGTCTGAAGGAAAACCGATCATCAATATGGGAATTGGAAGCCCTGATTTGAGTCCGTCAAAAGCAGTAATTGAAGCGGTTGCCGCAGCAATTCAAGACGAAAACGGACATGGTTATCAAAGCTATCAGGGATTACCGGAAATGAGACAGGCGATGGCGGATTTTTATAAAGATCAGTTTGGTGTGGAAGTGAATCCGAACAATGAGATTTTGCCATTGATGGGTTCAAAAGAAGGAATTATGCACATTTCGTTGGCTTTTTTAAATGAAGGCGATCATGTTTTAATTCCGAATCCAGGTTATCCAACTTATACTTCGGTAACCAATTTGGTTCAGGCAGTTCCGGTTTATTATGATTTGAAAGAAGAAAATGCATGGGAACCAGATTTTGAAGCTTTAGAAAAACTGGATCTTTCGAAAGTAAAAATTATGTGGCTGGGTTATCCGCACATGCCTACAGGAGCTAGAGGAAGTTTAGCGTTATTTGAAAAACTGGTTGCTTTTGCTAAAAAACACAATATATTATTAATCAACGACAATCCGTATAGTTTTGTTTTGAATGATAATCCGATGAGTTTATTGCAGGTTGAAGGTGCGAAGGATGTGGCTTTAGAATTGAATTCGTTAAGTAAAACATTCAACATGGCCGGCTGGAGAGTCGGAATGGTTTTAGGAAACCCTGAAATTATCGATGCAGTTCTAAAAGTAAAAAGTAACATGGACAGCGGAATGTATTACGGAATCCAAAAAGGTGCCATCGCCGCTTTAAAATGTGATAAATCCTGGTTCGAAGACCAAAACAAAATTTACAGACGCCGTAGAGAATTAACGGAAAAATTAGCTGAAAAGTTGAACTGTAAAGTGTATAAAGAAGGAGTTGGTTTATTTGTTTGGGCAAAACTTCCGGAAGGAATAGAATCAGCAGAAAAGTTCATTGACGAAATATTATATGAGAAACATATTTTCATTACACCGGGAACCATTTTTGGAAGCAACGGCGAAGGTTATATCAGATTCTCATTGTGCGTGAAAGAAGAAAAAGTACAGGAAGCGATAGATCGATTTTAA
- a CDS encoding DUF1800 domain-containing protein: protein MKKSSLWSLRLGFSGKQTSQIEKLGLEKFLKQSYNSKFDTTLPDFLQDQPKTTLELKQVREIIKTSDPETKKEIQKKENQATAEFKKWWIAKMRNDEFPLRENMVCFWHNHFVSTSQKVKINYWIYQHNMILRENAFGNFKELTKQILKSNAMVRYLDNGDNKKGKVNENLIRELLELFTIGIGNYTENDIKNGAKALAGLNIGDEGAVYRKNIEDNSDKIYFGKTGNWKADDLVDIIFEQKNIPYLITRKILKWFIYDNPPEDLVVYYGDYFRKQKFEIEPLLTKIFTEEFKKENSGNKIKNPLVYILQLCDELHLENVNDAAIMAFIKQQGMDLYNQVNVKGWDGGNSWLTSQIYLQRNNTADLLCSGKSLNRRVLKTMVNGVEKEKSDYEKVSVKVTFDSDGNNKTIISELSDRLLFTVSDSAQKDMENLLKYDFDPKDPHADFAVVRLFNYITKLPEYQLI from the coding sequence ATGAAAAAAAGCAGTCTTTGGTCCTTACGATTAGGTTTTTCAGGAAAACAAACTTCGCAAATTGAAAAACTCGGCTTAGAAAAATTTCTAAAGCAATCTTATAATTCGAAATTTGATACAACACTTCCAGACTTTCTGCAAGATCAGCCTAAAACCACTTTAGAATTGAAACAAGTTCGGGAAATCATCAAAACTTCAGATCCCGAGACAAAAAAGGAAATTCAGAAAAAAGAAAATCAAGCGACTGCCGAATTCAAAAAATGGTGGATTGCTAAAATGCGAAACGATGAATTTCCGTTACGTGAAAACATGGTTTGTTTCTGGCACAATCATTTTGTTTCGACTTCACAAAAAGTAAAAATCAATTACTGGATTTATCAGCACAACATGATTTTGCGTGAAAATGCCTTTGGTAATTTCAAAGAATTAACCAAACAAATTCTGAAATCAAATGCGATGGTTCGGTATTTAGACAATGGAGATAACAAAAAGGGTAAAGTAAACGAAAACTTAATCCGTGAATTACTGGAACTATTCACAATCGGAATTGGAAATTATACCGAAAATGATATTAAAAACGGTGCAAAAGCTTTGGCCGGATTGAATATTGGTGATGAAGGTGCTGTTTACAGAAAAAATATTGAAGACAACAGCGATAAAATTTACTTCGGAAAAACCGGAAACTGGAAAGCAGACGATTTAGTCGATATTATTTTCGAACAAAAAAACATTCCATATCTCATTACAAGAAAAATTCTGAAATGGTTTATATATGATAATCCGCCTGAAGATCTGGTAGTGTATTATGGCGATTATTTCCGAAAGCAAAAGTTTGAAATTGAACCTTTATTGACTAAAATCTTCACTGAAGAATTTAAAAAAGAAAATTCTGGAAATAAAATCAAAAATCCGCTGGTTTATATTTTACAGCTTTGTGACGAATTGCATTTGGAGAATGTTAATGACGCTGCAATTATGGCTTTTATAAAACAGCAGGGAATGGATTTGTACAATCAGGTAAATGTAAAAGGTTGGGACGGCGGAAATTCCTGGTTGACTTCACAGATTTATCTTCAAAGAAACAATACAGCCGATTTATTATGCAGTGGAAAAAGCCTAAATCGAAGAGTTTTGAAAACAATGGTAAACGGAGTTGAAAAAGAAAAATCGGATTATGAAAAAGTTTCCGTGAAAGTTACTTTTGATTCCGATGGAAATAATAAAACGATAATTTCTGAATTGTCAGATCGATTGTTGTTTACCGTCAGCGATTCGGCTCAGAAAGACATGGAGAATCTTTTGAAATACGATTTTGATCCCAAAGATCCGCATGCTGATTTTGCTGTGGTCAGACTTTTTAATTACATCACTAAACTTCCGGAATATCAATTAATCTAA
- a CDS encoding type II toxin-antitoxin system RelE/ParE family toxin, with protein MYRLRFVKEALFDIEDIVLWYEEQRVGLSYDFELCLEAGIDTILRNPNAFQKKYKNVKILFISRFPYGIHYRFEKEEIIVLGIFHTSRSPKNWSKRLGL; from the coding sequence GTGTATAGACTTCGTTTTGTAAAGGAAGCATTATTCGATATTGAAGATATTGTTCTTTGGTACGAAGAACAGCGTGTTGGACTTTCTTATGATTTTGAACTTTGTTTAGAGGCTGGAATAGATACAATCTTAAGAAATCCAAATGCGTTCCAAAAGAAATATAAGAATGTCAAAATTTTATTTATTTCAAGATTTCCTTATGGGATTCATTATAGATTCGAAAAAGAGGAAATAATTGTTCTTGGGATTTTTCACACTTCTCGTTCTCCTAAAAATTGGTCTAAAAGATTAGGTTTGTAA